In Cicer arietinum cultivar CDC Frontier isolate Library 1 chromosome 7, Cicar.CDCFrontier_v2.0, whole genome shotgun sequence, a single window of DNA contains:
- the LOC140918787 gene encoding uncharacterized protein — translation MSLSNDKIPTNLLILDSKNYDKWHKQMKVLFGYQDVLDMITDCITPLGKEATAAQEAKFKEDKKKDYKALFLIHSCVDSDNFEKVGDCDSAKTTWGILEKAYAGADKAKEVRLQTHKRQFELLQMEDKETINDYVTRVTRLGNQMKSCGEAVSEQNFVSKVLRSLTPRFDNIVVAIEESKDLKTMTKDELKSSLEAHEQRMDERGNDKAKAEVALQARFNEKNKKSKGKWPSRGKKNFQNFDGKESQNSRKGEGSSKGGGQDNYRPFDKSTKKCYNCQKLGHFARDYRAKPRENHADEAKVARQDVDYDNTIFVMITEENYGIKEVL, via the coding sequence ATGTCCCTTTCCAATGACAAAATCCCTACCAACCTTCTGATTCTTGATTCGAAGAATTATGacaaatggcacaaacaaaTGAAAGTTTTGTTTGGATATCAAGATGTTCTTGATATGATTACCGATTGCATTACTCCTCTTGGTAAAGAGGCTACAGCAGCTCAAGAAGCGAAATTCAAGGAAGATAAGAAGAAAGACTACAAGGCCCTTTTCTTGATCCATTCTTGCGTTGATAGTGACAATTTCGAAAAAGTTGGCGATTGCGACTCGGCGAAGACAACTTGGGGTATTCTTGAGAAAGCATATGCTGGTGCAGATAAGGCGAAGGAGGTGAGGTTACAAACTCATAAGCGACAGTTTGAGTTACTTCAAATGGAAGACAAGGAAACGATTAACGATTACGTGACGCGTGTGACACGCTTGGGGAATCAAATGAAGTCGTGTGGTGAAGCCGTTTCCGAACAGAATTTTGTGTCGAAGGTATTGCGTTCTTTAACACCAAGATTCGATAATATTGTGGTGGCGATTGAGGAATCGAAGGATCTCAAGACGATGACGAAAGATGAACTTAAAAGTTCATTGGAAGCTCATGAACAAAGGATGGACGAAAGAGGAAATGATAAAGCCAAAGCGGAAGTTGCTTTGCAAGCCCGTTTCAACGAGAAGAATAAGAAATCGAAAGGGAAATGGCCTTCTAGAGGAAAGAAGAATTTCCAGAATTTTGATGGAAAAGAGTCACAAAATTCAAGGAAAGGTGAGGGCAGTTCCAAAGGTGGTGGTCAAGACAACTACAGGCCGTTCGACAAAAGTACCAAGAAGTGTTACAATTGTCAAAAGCTTGGGCATTTCGCAAGAGACTATAGAGCGAAACCAAGGGAGAATCATGCGGATGAGGCTAAGGTTGCTAGGCAAGACGTGGATTATGATAACACGATTTTTGTAATGATCACGGAAGAGAACTATGGCATTAAAGAGGTGCTGTGA